Part of the Paenibacillus kyungheensis genome, GAAGTTGATGGATTTGCCAAATTATTACCTGCCTTTGTTCCTTTCAAAAGTACATTAATTATTTTGACAGGGATTATCGAATTAGCATTAGCGATTCTGATCTTGATTCCTGCCTGGCGTCAACGTGCGGGTGTATGGACAGCATGGTATCTAGTGCTGATTTTCCCAGCAAATATTTATGCGGCGATTTACCAGATTCCAGCACCGGGTCAAGCGTATACTGATCCTGCGGCTCTATGGATTCGCTTGATTTTTCAGCCATTAATGATCTGGTGGATTCTATGGTGTACCCGCCCACCGAAGCCACGTACAGACTAAGTCTATCCCAATCCAAACAAAAAGCACTGGTGAAAGAAAGATGCCAGTGCTTTTTCTTATTTATACATATGCATGCACTTTAGGATTGTATTCCTGATACGCTGTCTGTAACTGATTCAGTGTTAATGCGCTATCTTCGATAATAGCTTTACGCTTTGCTTTGAGTACAATCTGTTCAATATCTGCAAAGCTACATCCATGTAGCATCGCTGACGCTGATTGTTCCAGACTTCCTATCGTAGCAAATGAACCGATCAGTAAATGAATATACTGCTGACGATCCTGCTCGGACGGCATACCATAATCCATCTTCGTATCAAAACGACGCCACACTGCATGATCTAACTCATCTGCTAGATTGGTCGCCGCTACCAGAATACTTTCTCCTTCAAATTCATCCATACATTGCAGTAGCGTAT contains:
- a CDS encoding DoxX family protein, producing the protein MNTYPTTVPRTIARFIFALFFIAACVAHFVEVDGFAKLLPAFVPFKSTLIILTGIIELALAILILIPAWRQRAGVWTAWYLVLIFPANIYAAIYQIPAPGQAYTDPAALWIRLIFQPLMIWWILWCTRPPKPRTD